The nucleotide sequence CAGGTTTCCCGTGAGTTTATCAGCCTAGGCGCGACAACCGCCGTGGGAGGCGTATTGGCGATCGCCCTTGCCCGTGAGCTTGCCCCCATTATGACCGCCGTCATTTTAGCCGGGAAAGTCGGCTCCGCCTTTGCCGCCGAGATTGGAGCCATGCAGGTCACCGAGCAGATCGACGCGCTCTACATGCTGAAAACAGACCCAATCGACTATCTGGTCACCCCGCGTGTGATTGCCTGCTGCGTCATGTTGCCTGTGCTCACCTTATTTTCGTTTATCACAGGTTTATTAGGGGGACTGGCGATCGCCAATGGCATGTATAACATTTCAGCCGTAATCTTCTTCGACTCTGCCAAGAACTTCCTAGATCCTTGGGACTTAATCGCCTCCCTCATCAAAGCGGCCATTTTTGGAGCGTTAATCGCCACGATTGGGTCGAGCTGGGGGCTAACAACGACAGGTGGCGCTAAGGGAGTTGGGCAATCAACCACTACCGCTGTTGTCACCGCCTTACTCGCGATCTTTATCTCAGATTTCTTTCTGTCGTGGCTCATGTTCCAGGGTCTCGGTGATGCGGCGTTGCTCTAAGACACTCTATTTTGCGGCGTCAAGCCCTTATGAACTCTACATCTAGAGCCATGCCCCTATCTTTTCTAATTCAAGCCACAAGGAAAATCTATATTGAGTTTTGTAAACTTGCGTATCGAAAGGAGATCGTTTCCCGTATGTTGCGCACCCGCAAACCAAGTTGGCTCAATATTTCCGCATTTTGAATTATTGTTAACCCACTCCAGAACCCGTCAAGGTGCGGCTCTATAATGCTCAAAAGAACCTGCTCTGAGTTCACGGTTTTCCCTGGAACTGTTCCAGGACAAAGCTAAACCGCATCCCCCGGTCAAATTAATTGCAAGCTGGCTAAGGGAGATAGCTCTCAGAGTTTAGGTGTACTCGTTCCTTGTCTAGAGAGAGGAGAGTCTCGAATGACAATTACCCCGCGGGAGCGAGAGGCAAAAGCCCGCGTTGTGGTTGATAATGACCCGGTACCTACTTCTTTTGAGAAGTGGGCTAAGCCTGGCCACTTTGACCGCACGCTAGCTAAAGGTCCAAAAACCACAACCTGGATTTGGAACCTCCATGCCGACGCTCACGACTTTGATAGTCATACCAGCGACTTAGAAGATATTTCTCGTAAAATTTTCAGCGCTCACTTCGGTCACTTAG is from Synechococcales cyanobacterium T60_A2020_003 and encodes:
- a CDS encoding MlaE family lipid ABC transporter permease subunit gives rise to the protein MQKYFKHTALGRWTERLVAAALLGGQVLLHLLKGKIHRRNTLDQMASVGPDSLLVVLLTAISIGMVFTIQVSREFISLGATTAVGGVLAIALARELAPIMTAVILAGKVGSAFAAEIGAMQVTEQIDALYMLKTDPIDYLVTPRVIACCVMLPVLTLFSFITGLLGGLAIANGMYNISAVIFFDSAKNFLDPWDLIASLIKAAIFGALIATIGSSWGLTTTGGAKGVGQSTTTAVVTALLAIFISDFFLSWLMFQGLGDAALL